A genomic stretch from Candidatus Melainabacteria bacterium includes:
- a CDS encoding redoxin domain-containing protein, with product MVSKKLLLTLIASCVAIYTKCSANANANAPERIPGFKGATAWLRGKAVGQDDLRGKVVLVDFYTSRCSNCLAAVPHISELHRRYKDRGLVVVGVHTPEFEEERDPKLIEKTAQRLGVEYPVAIDNDHAIWNLYHNQYWPNLMLFDKTGKLVYAHAGEGDYEQTEQAVQALCNAPTI from the coding sequence ATGGTATCTAAAAAGCTTTTGTTGACACTGATCGCTAGCTGCGTCGCCATATACACCAAATGCAGTGCCAATGCCAATGCCAATGCACCAGAACGGATACCGGGCTTCAAAGGCGCGACAGCCTGGCTGCGCGGAAAAGCTGTAGGACAAGATGACCTCCGAGGAAAAGTGGTGCTGGTCGACTTTTATACGTCTCGCTGCTCTAACTGCCTGGCGGCGGTTCCGCATATTTCTGAATTGCATCGGCGGTATAAAGATCGAGGACTGGTGGTAGTTGGGGTGCACACTCCGGAGTTCGAGGAAGAGCGAGACCCAAAACTGATTGAGAAAACAGCGCAGCGGCTTGGTGTCGAGTATCCAGTCGCAATAGACAATGATCATGCAATCTGGAACCTCTATCACAATCAATACTGGCCAAATCTGATGCTGTTCGATAAAACTGGAAAGCTTGTCTATGCTCACGCCGGTGAAGGTGACTATGAGCAAACAGAGCAGGCCGTGCAGGCGCTGTGCAACGCCCCGACTATTTAG
- a CDS encoding type II toxin-antitoxin system PemK/MazF family toxin: MTSNRPFPPASFPQIGEVYWVNLPNQPNDPHQPRTAIVISPNGRNKSCNDIIVVPTTSSAKFRAHPLVHVLLPAGEGGLKRNSIVRCDQVTTIDKSLLGSGALGSPIGAKYQEQIIRGVRRAIADPTA, translated from the coding sequence ATGACATCAAATCGGCCTTTTCCGCCTGCATCGTTCCCACAGATTGGCGAGGTCTACTGGGTCAACCTGCCTAATCAACCAAATGATCCACATCAACCCAGAACGGCGATTGTAATATCGCCTAATGGTAGAAACAAAAGCTGCAATGACATTATCGTTGTACCCACAACGTCATCAGCTAAGTTTAGAGCACATCCACTTGTACACGTACTTCTGCCAGCCGGAGAGGGGGGCTTGAAGCGCAACTCAATCGTGCGCTGCGATCAGGTAACAACTATAGATAAGTCACTATTAGGAAGCGGTGCTCTCGGCAGCCCGATCGGCGCAAAATATCAAGAACAAATCATAAGAGGTGTTAGGCGAGCGATAGCCGATCCTACAGCCTAG
- a CDS encoding FAD-binding oxidoreductase, whose protein sequence is MTVAPEDLAEYGRDWTRVYDPAPAAIVFPRTTDEVAAFLRLCSEHGVAVVPSGGRTGLSGGAVAANGEVVLSLARMNKIFPVDLLSSTVRVQAGAITQAVHEHCAPLGLTWPIDFASKGSSHVGGNISTNAGGQRVIRYGLTRNWVNGLQVVTIGGDILELNGSLQKNNTGMELSQLFIGTEGTLGIITEATLRLTSLPIHTELFFFATSSLAASLELLKHTKLNGPFTILTFEYLTNDCLESVLKFSQRKSPFASAAHSYILLEVECAESAEQKQKLDEWMQIALENDLIVDGVLAHSHEERNDLWALRELVSESLAAQGLVYKNDIALPIAKLDEFATEMQALLSSNYPHLKLFLFGHLGDGNFHVNFLKPPQMEKSEFLDICHAADTEMFETVRKFGGSVSAEHGIGLLKKAALSYSRTPAELAIFRQIKKALDPQNLLNPGKIFD, encoded by the coding sequence ATGACCGTCGCGCCCGAAGATCTGGCTGAATATGGACGCGACTGGACTCGAGTATACGACCCCGCACCAGCTGCGATAGTGTTTCCGCGAACCACCGATGAAGTGGCTGCCTTTTTGCGACTATGCAGTGAGCATGGTGTCGCCGTTGTGCCATCCGGCGGAAGGACCGGTCTTTCCGGAGGCGCAGTAGCCGCAAACGGCGAAGTCGTCCTGTCCTTGGCACGTATGAACAAAATCTTCCCCGTTGACCTGCTTTCCTCGACCGTGCGTGTCCAGGCTGGCGCTATCACTCAAGCTGTGCATGAACATTGTGCACCTTTGGGTTTGACGTGGCCGATTGATTTCGCTTCGAAAGGGTCCAGTCACGTCGGGGGAAACATATCCACAAATGCCGGTGGGCAGCGCGTGATTCGCTATGGCTTGACTCGCAATTGGGTTAATGGCTTGCAGGTTGTCACCATTGGTGGTGACATTTTAGAGTTGAATGGTTCGTTGCAGAAAAACAACACGGGGATGGAACTTTCGCAGCTCTTTATCGGCACGGAGGGAACTCTCGGCATCATCACCGAAGCTACGCTCAGGCTTACTTCTTTGCCGATCCACACCGAACTGTTTTTCTTTGCTACTAGCAGTTTGGCTGCATCTCTCGAGCTGCTGAAACACACTAAGTTGAATGGACCATTCACTATTCTCACGTTCGAATATTTGACCAATGATTGCCTCGAGAGCGTGCTCAAATTTAGCCAACGCAAAAGTCCATTCGCGTCTGCAGCCCACAGTTATATTCTGCTTGAAGTCGAGTGCGCCGAGAGTGCAGAACAGAAGCAGAAACTTGACGAGTGGATGCAAATCGCTCTCGAAAATGATTTGATCGTAGATGGTGTTCTTGCCCATTCACACGAGGAGCGCAATGATCTCTGGGCATTGCGTGAGCTGGTCAGCGAAAGCCTGGCTGCTCAAGGACTGGTCTATAAGAATGATATTGCTCTGCCGATTGCGAAATTGGACGAGTTTGCAACTGAGATGCAGGCGCTCCTTTCAAGCAATTATCCGCACTTGAAATTATTTCTCTTCGGTCATTTGGGTGATGGAAACTTTCACGTCAATTTTTTGAAGCCACCGCAGATGGAGAAATCTGAGTTCCTTGATATCTGTCACGCCGCAGATACAGAGATGTTCGAAACCGTGAGGAAGTTCGGTGGCAGCGTTTCGGCCGAGCACGGAATTGGACTACTGAAGAAGGCGGCACTAAGCTACAGTCGAACACCTGCTGAACTCGCCATTTTCAGGCAGATCAAGAAAGCGCTAGATCCTCAAAATTTGCTCAACCCGGGTAAGATTTTTGATTGA
- a CDS encoding PLP-dependent aminotransferase family protein, whose amino-acid sequence MQFFPIKLNSELPAPLYRQLADAFRDAVSTGLLKQGDIVPTTRKLSETLGVSRQTVISAYELLVSQNVLQTSSSGTTVLAAPDIKSAQPGPSDQPHVDFSSRISVFAKRACQLGEPSELEDFSTGAPPISQFPIKLWRRHLAKHALRNSELLQPSQDSFGLRALRDAIAGYLGRAQGIACSGEQISIHSGGHPTLEFIVKLLIDPGDRVVVEDPGNAGSRRIFSAHQAELIPVPVDSDGIDVEKLFAIKDDVKLLFISPSHQQPTGAVLSPSRRDALLNWANERDVIIIENHYDSEFRYTSRPMPALFGSNNQRVIYMSTFWKVLGPVVRNGFTVLPKDLLPVAKSVRQVAERDALSLIEQHAMADFIEDGDLERTIKRNKTVYLERRNVLIAALGDRLSRHVYFSKEAAGLHQYIRFDDYKTQTEIMELARAAALPLIPIDSYYLNPRISNEYVVPFAQMTPREINDSVQSFTQGFFS is encoded by the coding sequence ATGCAGTTTTTCCCGATTAAACTGAACTCTGAACTGCCTGCGCCACTCTATCGGCAATTGGCCGATGCTTTCCGTGACGCAGTTTCGACCGGGTTGCTGAAGCAAGGCGATATCGTGCCGACGACAAGGAAATTGTCCGAAACCCTCGGTGTGTCTCGACAAACGGTAATCAGCGCCTATGAGCTGCTCGTTTCGCAGAACGTCCTGCAGACCAGCTCGAGTGGAACAACGGTCCTGGCTGCGCCAGACATCAAATCAGCACAGCCAGGTCCGTCCGACCAACCCCATGTTGATTTCTCCAGTCGGATCTCGGTGTTTGCTAAACGGGCCTGTCAGCTTGGCGAACCGAGTGAACTGGAAGATTTTTCCACCGGGGCACCTCCGATTTCGCAGTTTCCCATTAAGTTGTGGAGGCGGCATTTAGCCAAGCATGCGTTGCGGAATAGCGAGCTGCTACAGCCCTCGCAAGATTCATTTGGCTTACGCGCGCTGCGTGACGCCATCGCCGGATATCTCGGTCGGGCTCAGGGCATCGCATGCAGTGGCGAGCAAATTTCAATTCATTCGGGTGGGCATCCGACTCTTGAATTTATCGTCAAGCTTTTAATCGATCCTGGCGATCGTGTCGTCGTGGAAGACCCGGGAAACGCCGGTTCGCGTCGTATCTTTTCTGCTCATCAGGCGGAGTTGATTCCCGTGCCGGTAGATTCTGATGGTATCGATGTCGAAAAACTGTTCGCCATCAAAGATGATGTGAAGTTGCTGTTCATCAGTCCGTCGCATCAACAGCCAACCGGAGCAGTGTTGTCTCCCTCGCGCCGCGATGCGCTTTTGAACTGGGCCAACGAGCGCGATGTAATAATCATAGAGAATCACTATGACAGCGAATTTCGTTATACCTCGCGACCGATGCCCGCTTTATTCGGCAGCAACAACCAGCGCGTCATCTACATGTCTACTTTCTGGAAGGTACTGGGACCGGTTGTGCGCAACGGCTTTACGGTGCTGCCGAAGGACCTTTTGCCTGTTGCGAAATCTGTGCGGCAGGTTGCCGAGCGCGATGCACTTTCTTTGATCGAGCAACATGCGATGGCTGATTTTATCGAGGATGGCGATCTTGAGCGTACGATAAAGAGAAATAAAACAGTTTATCTAGAGCGCCGTAATGTCTTGATTGCGGCTCTGGGAGACAGGCTTTCTCGTCATGTCTATTTCTCGAAGGAAGCGGCTGGACTGCATCAGTACATTCGCTTTGACGACTATAAAACTCAAACGGAGATCATGGAGCTGGCTCGCGCAGCGGCACTGCCTCTGATACCAATTGATAGTTACTATCTCAACCCACGAATATCTAATGAATACGTGGTACCGTTTGCTCAAATGACACCACGAGAAATCAATGACTCGGTGCAATCTTTTACCCAGGGTTTTTTCAGTTGA
- a CDS encoding serine/threonine protein kinase — protein sequence MHQKQFPKDQNAKTKLDNLKATPAAQTSIDNPAATPLAQTSADNPAATPLAQTSVDNPAATPLAQTSVDNPAATPLARTSVDNPAATPLARTSVDNPAATPEEQQETMQAPMPDRFIGTTIAERYEILSLAGKGGMSSVYRARHVLTHRIVALKLMHPHLLTDENAVRRFQQEAKAASRLHHINAISVLDMGVTEDDQPFLTMDFLEGRSLSEEIRDCGQIEPIRCIHIFLQVCSALAHAHDQRIVHRDLKPSNVMLMQADDDPDFVKVVDFGIAKILREGSESLKLTATGDVFGSPYYMSPEQCMGNPLDARSDIYSMGCLMYEALTGRVPHEGKNVLETMYMHTNLATPALTDIEADPRLKLRLDQILQKCMAKVPDQRYQSMIELRDDLMTLSDAPQKGFKIAAQLGINAADQGRKLDNRLAAVSSKKLFWVAMPLLAVLGTIVISFGYYWLSTSGDPSPSDRELLPIRNLSGNEIAEKMVDTTAAQCKSSDEVLKESLKVLGDTEQAHDRNVMLYNTLLKSHKSYRPEEFYQLVQRYGFYFMKSGDYGEAIDAFETAINTSIQGKFALPLENAGLQAAIVECLMSSGDGTKLDRNFSDSTSATVKAYNLALQANFGFHENNVNSTPLAITNLGNLLELSSMSPERLKPGIRIFQILYGLTDIPPGLKAKVYYQAAQFLLSCEANGLKQIPMLVFSPQLQRPVMGAKPTAELTAEMLDGSLKAWEQLERKRTIKRAVFYNEGVIHNRLGLIALKSEDLDLAAAEFNLALQKFVDNNESEAAAKVLFNLSDVRLKQHNLPAYYETHRDAKRIWDGLLHPLNLSQFKTS from the coding sequence GTGCACCAGAAGCAATTTCCAAAAGATCAAAACGCAAAGACGAAACTAGATAATCTGAAGGCAACGCCTGCAGCGCAGACTAGCATTGACAATCCGGCTGCAACACCCTTAGCGCAGACTAGCGCTGACAATCCGGCTGCGACACCCTTAGCACAGACCAGCGTTGACAATCCGGCTGCGACACCCTTAGCACAGACCAGCGTTGACAATCCGGCTGCGACACCTTTAGCGCGGACGAGCGTTGACAATCCGGCTGCGACACCTTTAGCGCGGACGAGCGTTGACAATCCGGCTGCGACGCCTGAAGAGCAGCAGGAAACAATGCAGGCTCCCATGCCCGACAGATTTATCGGAACTACGATAGCCGAGCGCTACGAAATCTTGTCGCTGGCAGGTAAAGGTGGAATGAGTTCCGTTTACCGCGCCAGACACGTTTTAACGCACCGAATAGTGGCGCTGAAGCTCATGCATCCACACTTGCTCACCGATGAAAACGCGGTTCGCCGGTTCCAGCAGGAAGCGAAAGCAGCGAGCCGACTGCATCACATCAATGCAATCTCAGTGCTGGACATGGGTGTAACAGAAGACGACCAACCATTTCTAACAATGGACTTTCTGGAAGGTCGCTCGCTCTCAGAAGAGATTAGAGACTGCGGACAAATTGAGCCGATTCGATGCATTCACATATTTCTGCAGGTCTGCTCGGCACTGGCACATGCCCACGATCAACGCATCGTGCATCGCGATTTAAAACCAAGCAACGTGATGCTGATGCAAGCCGATGATGATCCCGATTTCGTCAAAGTGGTCGATTTTGGTATCGCCAAAATATTGCGAGAAGGCAGTGAGTCTCTCAAGCTAACGGCAACTGGAGATGTCTTCGGAAGCCCTTATTACATGAGCCCCGAGCAGTGCATGGGCAATCCGCTCGACGCACGCTCGGACATCTATTCGATGGGATGCCTCATGTACGAGGCTCTTACAGGCAGAGTTCCGCACGAAGGAAAGAACGTGCTGGAAACGATGTACATGCACACAAACCTCGCAACACCAGCACTTACCGACATCGAAGCAGATCCGCGTCTAAAGCTCAGACTCGATCAGATCTTGCAAAAGTGCATGGCGAAAGTACCCGATCAACGCTATCAAAGCATGATCGAACTGCGCGACGATCTGATGACTCTGAGCGACGCACCGCAAAAGGGCTTCAAAATTGCAGCTCAGCTGGGCATTAATGCCGCTGACCAGGGTAGAAAACTCGACAATAGATTAGCTGCCGTATCTTCAAAAAAATTGTTCTGGGTCGCAATGCCACTACTTGCGGTGCTGGGAACTATCGTCATATCATTCGGGTACTACTGGTTGAGCACATCAGGAGACCCTTCGCCATCGGACAGAGAATTGTTGCCGATACGAAATTTATCCGGCAATGAAATTGCTGAGAAGATGGTCGACACCACGGCGGCTCAGTGCAAATCATCAGACGAGGTTCTGAAGGAAAGCCTGAAAGTGCTGGGCGATACGGAGCAAGCTCATGACCGGAATGTCATGCTCTACAACACCTTGCTTAAGTCTCACAAAAGTTACAGGCCCGAAGAGTTTTATCAATTAGTGCAACGTTACGGCTTCTATTTCATGAAGTCCGGCGATTACGGCGAAGCAATCGACGCGTTTGAAACGGCCATTAACACATCCATACAGGGAAAGTTTGCTCTGCCACTGGAGAACGCTGGGCTGCAAGCGGCTATTGTTGAATGCCTCATGTCGAGCGGTGACGGCACGAAATTGGACAGAAATTTTTCAGACAGCACCAGCGCCACCGTAAAGGCGTACAACCTCGCACTGCAAGCCAATTTTGGATTTCATGAGAACAATGTCAACAGTACACCACTAGCAATAACCAATCTGGGCAATCTGCTCGAACTCAGCTCCATGAGTCCCGAGCGCTTGAAGCCCGGTATCAGGATTTTTCAGATTTTGTACGGACTGACCGATATTCCACCTGGTTTAAAAGCCAAGGTTTATTATCAAGCAGCGCAGTTTTTGCTCAGTTGCGAAGCCAATGGATTGAAACAAATTCCAATGCTGGTCTTTAGTCCTCAACTGCAAAGACCAGTCATGGGCGCCAAGCCCACAGCGGAACTGACAGCAGAGATGTTGGATGGTTCGCTCAAAGCCTGGGAGCAACTGGAACGGAAACGAACAATAAAGAGAGCAGTCTTCTACAACGAAGGTGTCATTCACAACCGCCTCGGATTGATTGCGTTAAAGAGCGAAGATCTGGATCTGGCTGCTGCGGAATTCAACCTGGCATTGCAAAAGTTTGTGGACAATAATGAGAGTGAAGCAGCGGCAAAAGTTTTGTTCAATCTGAGCGATGTGCGACTGAAACAGCACAATTTGCCTGCTTACTACGAAACTCACCGTGACGCGAAGAGAATCTGGGACGGCTTGTTGCACCCTTTGAATCTCAGTCAGTTCAAAACATCGTAA
- a CDS encoding ABC transporter substrate-binding protein: protein MNLNNHRQFQALKVFMLSALLTMPCLYGCGADKVPTGTEGGASSNGTSTTTSSENSSISSTSSASSNAGNSKSPLAIVDPPNPGPYKIKLVDGEEMRVGRFPVGKFGGSLVRSIISADPKTFNYWAAEDTSSTLLASHLFGGLVTVDPWTGEVIPDMAESFKVDPDGVTYTTKLRKGLTWSDGKPITSADVAFTWNKLIAEGYGNSSIRDVVSVDGKMPTVTVVDDLTNKFVTPKTFAPFLRQLSTPIAPQHVIEPILKRKDGKAAFQHLWAADLDPKTLVTSGPYTLARFVPAQRVELQATKNFYMVNAEGKRLPYLERLMFLIVPDPNTNLLKFRGNELDLTPVRARDVSKLLTEQKSGNFKLNNLGPSIGTIFIMMNMNRRENSKTHKPYVNPIKSKWFNDTNFRQAINHAVNRQEIVDSYFKGIGATLFTAEPSASPYFNSKLKPFKNDPDYAMSLLQKSGFQKKADGFLYDKDGNKVEINMLAAAGSTLYEFIGNMMVTDMKKLGITINLSPLDFNVLNDKVNSGDWECCLEGLSPGDALEPNDGANVWKSTGRMHLFDQRQADDAGKITASDVRPWEKRLDQLFSEGAQTLDKAKRHQIYDEYQQIVYDEAPFIYLVTPSTIVAARNTLKNYTPTTLSQYTNGVHNVEEVWKAPE from the coding sequence ATGAACCTAAACAACCACAGACAGTTTCAAGCGCTAAAAGTCTTCATGCTGTCAGCCTTGTTGACCATGCCTTGCCTATACGGCTGCGGTGCCGACAAAGTACCGACCGGTACCGAAGGTGGTGCTTCAAGTAATGGAACGTCGACAACAACATCATCCGAAAACTCATCAATATCATCAACGTCAAGTGCCTCGTCAAACGCAGGCAATTCCAAATCTCCTTTAGCAATTGTCGACCCACCAAACCCCGGTCCCTACAAAATAAAGCTGGTTGATGGGGAAGAGATGAGAGTGGGGCGATTTCCTGTGGGTAAGTTCGGCGGCTCGTTAGTGCGCTCAATAATCTCCGCAGATCCAAAAACATTCAACTATTGGGCGGCGGAAGATACCAGCTCGACGCTGCTTGCCAGCCACTTGTTCGGCGGACTGGTGACCGTCGATCCCTGGACCGGAGAAGTAATTCCGGACATGGCAGAGAGCTTCAAGGTCGATCCCGATGGTGTCACATACACCACCAAATTACGCAAAGGTCTGACATGGTCTGATGGGAAACCTATAACCTCGGCAGATGTCGCCTTTACATGGAATAAATTGATCGCCGAGGGCTACGGAAACTCATCGATCAGAGATGTAGTCAGCGTCGACGGCAAGATGCCCACTGTAACAGTAGTGGACGATTTGACCAACAAATTCGTCACACCGAAAACATTCGCTCCATTCTTGAGGCAGCTCAGCACACCAATTGCCCCTCAACATGTAATCGAACCAATTTTGAAACGCAAAGACGGCAAGGCAGCATTCCAACATTTATGGGCAGCCGATCTCGACCCGAAGACACTGGTGACGAGCGGACCATACACTTTGGCGCGGTTCGTTCCTGCGCAGCGGGTAGAACTGCAAGCCACAAAAAATTTCTACATGGTAAATGCTGAAGGTAAACGCTTGCCATATCTAGAACGGTTGATGTTCCTGATCGTGCCGGATCCGAACACAAATCTGCTCAAGTTCAGAGGCAATGAGTTAGATCTGACACCGGTGCGAGCCCGCGACGTTTCCAAACTGCTGACAGAACAAAAGTCCGGGAACTTCAAACTGAACAACCTCGGACCATCAATCGGCACAATATTCATCATGATGAATATGAACCGCAGAGAAAATTCAAAAACGCATAAACCATACGTCAATCCCATCAAATCGAAATGGTTCAACGACACTAATTTCAGACAGGCGATCAACCATGCAGTCAATCGGCAAGAAATCGTCGACAGCTATTTCAAAGGTATCGGCGCAACTTTGTTTACGGCTGAGCCCAGCGCCAGCCCTTACTTCAACTCCAAGCTGAAGCCATTCAAAAACGATCCGGACTACGCAATGTCACTGCTACAAAAGTCCGGATTTCAGAAGAAAGCTGACGGATTTTTGTATGACAAGGACGGAAACAAAGTCGAGATCAACATGCTCGCAGCCGCGGGAAGCACGTTGTACGAGTTCATCGGCAATATGATGGTGACCGATATGAAAAAGCTAGGCATCACCATCAATCTTTCGCCACTGGATTTCAATGTACTCAACGACAAAGTCAACTCCGGCGATTGGGAGTGCTGCCTCGAAGGGCTCTCCCCGGGAGATGCGCTCGAACCGAATGATGGTGCTAATGTCTGGAAGTCGACAGGTCGCATGCACTTGTTCGACCAGCGCCAGGCTGACGATGCCGGTAAAATCACCGCGTCTGATGTTCGTCCATGGGAGAAACGGCTCGATCAGCTTTTCAGCGAAGGTGCGCAGACACTGGATAAAGCGAAGCGTCATCAAATTTACGACGAGTATCAGCAGATCGTTTATGACGAAGCACCGTTCATTTATCTGGTAACACCTTCGACAATCGTTGCCGCGCGAAACACCCTGAAAAACTACACGCCGACTACATTGTCGCAATACACCAACGGTGTGCATAACGTTGAAGAGGTTTGGAAAGCGCCCGAGTGA
- a CDS encoding ABC transporter substrate-binding protein: MRPVAQLIIAFTASSVILTGCGADKTVKTATGGNNVSHSGADPAQTGGTSTSTDRIAKGSSEQNGADSAQTGETARTGVIPSKTLEAAMSHIAKTLEPPPFQLITASADTTDKVIPSSTDKPIAEFWQARGEPGEFGGTFNVGSFGQGPKTFNKWASADAESDGIGQLMYEDLLAPDPWTGVYYPKLAKSFSVSPDKKEITFILRKGLKWSDGHPLTADDVVFTFDTIVRKGYGNSSYRDVLSVNGKFPDVIKVNDLTVKFRTTVPFAPILNGLRVAIAPKHILEPITRKPIAEFSKFWDVNTDPSKLVVSGPFKVSRYLPAQRVEMTRNPLYAMVDRHGRRLPYLDKFNVVIVPDQNTEILKFYGNEIDFLDIRSVRGSDAATMKKREAEGGYKMYNLGPDDGTMFLMFNMNKRKDAKGKYYVDPIKQKWFESKSFRQAISHAINRKAIISNVLRGVGLPLYTAESPASIYFDQNLEGYPQDLELAADLLQTDGFRRKGEWLYDKDGHQVEFTLITNAGNTTRDGVCVMIVNELKKLGIKANYQPIDFNIMIDKVENSLEWQAVVMGLTGDKLEPYNGANIWKSDGRLHLFNQRLAGPDGKVAVKDPLDFEEVIDKCFDRGATTFEPSQRRKWFDMYQQIAYEKLPFIYLYSTLDITAMKNKVGNYMPTPLGIWYTPKGSLHNIEEIYIKKAVH; encoded by the coding sequence ATGCGACCAGTTGCACAGCTGATCATCGCCTTCACAGCATCGAGTGTGATTCTGACTGGATGTGGCGCGGATAAGACAGTCAAGACTGCGACTGGCGGTAACAATGTTTCTCACAGCGGCGCAGATCCTGCACAAACTGGAGGAACTTCGACATCCACCGACCGAATTGCCAAAGGATCTTCTGAACAAAACGGAGCAGACTCTGCACAAACCGGCGAGACAGCCCGTACAGGCGTAATCCCAAGCAAAACATTGGAAGCGGCAATGTCGCACATCGCAAAGACACTGGAGCCGCCACCATTCCAACTGATTACAGCATCAGCCGATACAACCGATAAAGTCATTCCATCTTCAACGGATAAACCGATAGCGGAATTCTGGCAAGCGCGAGGTGAACCGGGCGAGTTTGGCGGCACATTCAATGTCGGCTCATTCGGGCAGGGTCCCAAAACATTCAACAAGTGGGCATCTGCCGACGCTGAAAGTGATGGCATCGGACAGCTCATGTACGAAGATCTTCTGGCACCTGATCCCTGGACCGGCGTTTACTATCCCAAACTCGCTAAAAGCTTCAGCGTCAGTCCGGACAAAAAAGAAATCACATTCATTCTTAGAAAGGGCTTGAAATGGTCTGACGGACATCCTCTGACCGCAGACGACGTTGTTTTCACCTTTGATACCATTGTGCGCAAAGGCTACGGAAACTCGAGTTATCGAGACGTATTATCAGTTAACGGCAAATTCCCGGATGTCATCAAAGTCAACGACTTAACTGTAAAGTTCCGCACAACGGTGCCATTTGCACCAATTTTGAACGGTCTTCGAGTGGCTATCGCACCAAAACACATCCTAGAACCGATAACGCGAAAACCAATTGCTGAATTCTCAAAATTCTGGGACGTCAACACAGATCCGTCAAAACTTGTTGTCAGCGGTCCCTTCAAAGTGTCCAGATATCTGCCTGCACAACGAGTTGAAATGACACGGAATCCACTCTACGCAATGGTTGATCGGCACGGTCGGCGATTGCCTTATCTAGACAAATTCAACGTTGTTATCGTGCCGGATCAAAATACTGAGATTTTGAAATTCTACGGCAATGAAATTGATTTTCTAGACATACGCTCGGTGCGCGGCTCAGATGCCGCGACTATGAAAAAGCGCGAGGCTGAGGGCGGATACAAAATGTACAACCTCGGACCCGACGACGGCACAATGTTTCTCATGTTCAACATGAATAAGCGAAAGGATGCGAAAGGGAAATATTACGTCGATCCGATCAAACAGAAGTGGTTTGAAAGCAAAAGCTTCAGACAGGCAATCAGCCATGCCATCAACCGAAAAGCAATCATCAGCAATGTTTTGCGCGGCGTGGGATTGCCTTTGTACACGGCCGAGTCGCCGGCATCCATCTACTTTGACCAAAACCTTGAAGGCTATCCACAGGATTTGGAACTAGCAGCAGACCTGCTGCAAACTGACGGGTTCAGACGAAAAGGCGAATGGCTTTACGACAAGGATGGACATCAAGTCGAATTCACTCTCATCACAAACGCCGGAAACACTACTAGAGACGGTGTCTGCGTAATGATCGTGAACGAGTTGAAAAAGCTCGGCATCAAAGCGAATTATCAACCAATCGATTTCAACATAATGATCGATAAAGTTGAAAACAGTCTGGAATGGCAAGCCGTTGTTATGGGATTAACCGGCGACAAACTCGAACCATATAATGGTGCCAATATTTGGAAAAGTGACGGACGCCTGCACTTATTCAATCAGCGCCTGGCTGGACCCGACGGCAAAGTAGCGGTCAAAGACCCTCTCGATTTCGAAGAGGTCATCGACAAATGTTTCGATCGCGGTGCCACCACATTCGAACCATCGCAGCGCAGGAAATGGTTCGATATGTATCAGCAAATTGCTTATGAAAAACTTCCATTCATCTACTTATATTCTACGCTCGATATAACGGCGATGAAAAATAAAGTCGGTAATTACATGCCGACGCCGCTTGGTATCTGGTATACGCCCAAAGGCAGTTTGCATAATATCGAAGAGATTTATATCAAGAAGGCGGTTCACTAA